One region of Trueperaceae bacterium genomic DNA includes:
- a CDS encoding ABC transporter ATP-binding protein, translating to MNERRPPGALLEFSGVTFGYGHDHPVLAGFDWRLDAGEFCSVIGPSGSGKTTLLYLAAGLRAPDAGSVLLGGRPVLRPGGPVGLLLQDHGLLPWYTARRNVEVALAIKGVGGAERRELAERWLTRLGLGALMGRFPGQLSGGQRQRVALARQFALGSELLLLDEPLSAVDELGRERLQRELFALAREGTKTTVMVTHSVEEAVLLSSRVLLVTRHAPIVAAEVVDTPFGGAMPSRADPEFQRLCGEIRERLRA from the coding sequence GTGAACGAGCGGCGGCCGCCCGGTGCCCTCCTCGAGTTCTCGGGGGTGACCTTCGGGTACGGGCACGATCACCCTGTCCTCGCCGGCTTCGACTGGCGGTTGGACGCGGGGGAGTTCTGCAGCGTCATCGGCCCGTCGGGCAGCGGCAAGACGACGCTCCTCTACCTCGCCGCGGGGTTGCGCGCTCCCGACGCCGGGAGCGTGCTGCTGGGCGGCCGGCCGGTGCTGCGCCCGGGCGGGCCGGTGGGCCTCCTCCTGCAGGATCACGGTCTCTTGCCGTGGTACACGGCGCGGCGCAACGTCGAGGTGGCGCTGGCCATCAAGGGGGTGGGCGGGGCCGAACGGCGCGAGCTGGCCGAGCGGTGGTTGACGCGGCTCGGCCTGGGCGCCCTGATGGGGCGCTTCCCGGGGCAGCTCTCCGGCGGGCAGCGGCAGCGGGTGGCGCTGGCGCGGCAGTTCGCGCTCGGCAGCGAGTTGCTGCTGCTCGACGAGCCGCTCTCCGCCGTCGACGAGCTGGGGCGCGAGCGGCTGCAGCGCGAGCTCTTCGCCCTCGCGCGGGAGGGAACGAAGACCACCGTGATGGTCACGCACAGCGTGGAGGAGGCGGTGCTGCTGTCGAGCCGGGTGCTGCTGGTCACGCGCCACGCCCCCATCGTCGCGGCGGAGGTGGTGGACACGCCCTTCGGCGGTGCCATGCCGAGCAGGGCGGACCCTGAGTTCCAGCGGCTGTGCGGCGAGATAAGGGAGCGG
- a CDS encoding ABC transporter substrate-binding protein, which yields MRRTLLTLLFLAAAGAAFAQQCPATSGQPVRVGVLPVMNTLPIFVAQQSGLFAARGVEVELVPLESARDRSIGLQTGRLDVGNNDVMGAVLQVAAGDALKIVRHDSFAPGVPFFSIVTSAASGLKTPYDLVAALRAGEAKVAVGHNTVTEYMATKLLRDAGYDPNPSDYLEVSAIPLRLEQLNQGLVAAALLPEPLTTLATQVQGATAVLTDAATGFVPVALTVTQRLLDERPGDVCAFLAAYQDAVAAIDADPERYRHNEIRIPEPIMATYAVPTFAAPRVPSEAELAEVQAWMVEVGMIDAPLPYEDLVDGRFVTAP from the coding sequence GTGAGACGGACCCTCCTCACCCTCTTGTTCCTTGCCGCTGCGGGCGCCGCGTTCGCCCAGCAGTGCCCCGCCACCAGCGGGCAGCCCGTGCGCGTCGGCGTCCTGCCCGTCATGAACACCCTGCCCATCTTCGTGGCGCAGCAGAGCGGGCTGTTCGCGGCGCGCGGCGTCGAGGTCGAGCTCGTTCCGCTCGAGAGCGCCCGCGACCGCTCCATCGGCCTGCAGACGGGCCGGCTCGACGTGGGCAACAACGACGTGATGGGCGCCGTGCTGCAGGTCGCCGCCGGCGACGCCCTCAAGATCGTGCGCCACGACAGCTTCGCGCCCGGCGTGCCGTTCTTCTCCATCGTCACGAGCGCCGCCAGCGGGCTGAAGACGCCTTACGACCTCGTCGCGGCGCTGCGCGCGGGCGAGGCGAAGGTGGCGGTGGGCCACAACACCGTCACCGAGTACATGGCCACCAAGCTGCTGCGTGACGCGGGTTACGACCCGAATCCGTCCGATTACCTGGAGGTGAGCGCCATCCCGCTCCGGCTCGAGCAGCTCAACCAGGGGCTGGTGGCGGCGGCGCTGCTGCCGGAACCGCTCACGACCCTGGCCACGCAGGTGCAGGGCGCCACGGCCGTGCTGACGGACGCGGCCACGGGGTTCGTGCCGGTGGCGCTAACGGTCACACAGCGCCTGCTGGACGAGCGCCCAGGCGACGTCTGCGCCTTCCTCGCCGCCTACCAGGATGCTGTGGCTGCCATCGACGCCGACCCGGAGCGGTACCGCCACAACGAGATCCGCATCCCCGAACCCATCATGGCCACGTACGCCGTGCCGACCTTCGCGGCGCCCCGCGTGCCGAGCGAGGCGGAGCTGGCCGAGGTGCAGGCCTGGATGGTGGAGGTCGGCATGATCGACGCTCCGCTGCCGTACGAGGACCTCGTCGACGGTCGCTTCGTCACCGCCCCGTGA
- a CDS encoding alpha-2-macroglobulin family protein, whose amino-acid sequence MTTLAGHLLARAGRSRRALAVLVSLLAMVAAPGAGAQGAPIPERFATTVSDTDYPGSDLLALPDVTLERCAAACLRDGACAAFTFDQRHGMCFLKGAAAAPVSFVGAVSGVVSEQAPAALERARQAAATITFLTEHDFAAALEQAAGMAQRFFAEGNDEAWLLTQSRGMAAGSEVTYTGAAVTVADSGAAWARYAEALLRLADAVPNRAYERESQAVLAALNAALRLEGRERADALLTLARALERRYRGEAALGAVRLADSLVSGIARDDLRRLREAFGFRVLSHEVDARTAAPRICVTFSDDLAAATDYDQYVQRDVSGLALEVEGRQLCVSGIAYGESYHLTLRAGLPGADGDTLVSRVPLDVYVRDRAPQVRFPGRAYVLPAVGPRSLPVETVNADHLELALLRVSDRNVVATIRDGTFLRSLGGWEGRRFEEDLTESVWEGEARLESDLNREVTTQLPLAEAGDLAPGVYVLRAKVAGADEYESPPALQWFLVSDLGVTTMAGTDGVHVVVQRLSSGEPVEGITVELVARSNRVLGATTTDASGHALFAGALALGAGNAAPALVLVTALDDMAVLSLEEPEFDLSDRGVAGRVAPGPLDVFLATDRGAYRPGETVNLTALVRDNRAAAVPGLPLTLVMLRPDGVEYSRTVSHGEGAGGHVLALPLGAAVPRGAWRLEAYVDVEAPALATTTVLVEDFLPERIDVELALPGGDLVDPAAPPALSVQADYLFGAPGADLAVDGSVTITPTAELPGWAGYSFGRFDERVEPQRRTFPSGLRTDATGAATVPLPLARLALAARPYQATTTVTVIDGSSRPVERTLTRTLRPSATVVGIRPAFDGPLPEGAEAGFDVVLVNPDLTAARGDLTWRVDRVETRYQWYAVDGRWYWEPVTDRRRVAEGTAATDAGPVRVSVPVDWGRYELRVVGSGRAPASASLQFSAGWASADTTRETPDLLAVSLDATSYAPGDVARLRVDATEPGVALVAVLTDRVVDLRLVEVAAETTVELPVTDEWGAGAYVTASLIRPSGGAERLPARSLGLAHAAVDPGPHLLAVTLAAPAETRSGGPLAVTLEVPGLPDGAGHATVAAVDVGVLNITGFEAPDPAGHYFGQRRLGVALRDLYGRLIDARQGAIGEVRSGGDAGVETSAGPAPAEELLALFSGPVVVRDGHAEVLFDLPPFGGTVRLMAVVWTDAAVGQAVRDVLVRDPVVIQASLPRFMTPGDESRLHLELTHVTGPAGEARLAVSGHGLAAGPAVVRLAEGGRAVIDLPLAPTELGEHTYRIDLTTPGGVTLTRELRLTVMHTDPETARADRTVLAPGESFTFGADALAGFLPDTARATLSTGLGGAFDVPGLVLNLLEYPYHCTEQIVSSLQPLLLTPAVAARLGLVSEDDVLARVQAGVDRVLTRQDRQGAFGLWGVGGYDLWLDAYVTDFLLRAEAAGAVVPEAALRGALDNLRNGVAVAGSMQDGAAPYAFAFYVLARAGEAVIGDLRYYADTYAAAFDTPLAAAQLAGALALYGEQARADAMFAQAQDLARRGGDVTDWRSDYGTRLRDAAGLLALAAEAGARAVDLPALVARVAGGGQAALLSPQEAAWALRAAAAVADDARGLELDGEAVTGNVSLRYEGRDRVLTNGGDEEVVVTVTTFGVAAEAPRAGGVGYDVSRTYFTPDGAPADVRSVRVGDRLVVVLDVRPQAGVPQGRLIVDDALPAGLEIDNPDFLTSGDVSAFAWLRLAGTPELAESRADRFLAAIDQRDGTPLRLAYVARAVSPGTFHAAAPLVMDLYRPVNRAVGETSTLVIGQ is encoded by the coding sequence ATGACTACGCTCGCCGGCCATCTCCTCGCGCGCGCCGGGCGGTCGCGCCGGGCGCTGGCGGTCCTCGTCTCGCTGTTGGCGATGGTGGCGGCGCCCGGCGCCGGGGCGCAGGGCGCGCCCATCCCCGAACGGTTCGCGACCACCGTGAGCGACACGGACTACCCCGGTTCCGACCTGTTGGCGCTACCGGACGTCACGCTCGAGCGCTGCGCCGCCGCGTGCCTGCGCGACGGGGCGTGCGCCGCCTTCACCTTCGACCAGCGCCACGGGATGTGCTTCCTGAAGGGCGCCGCCGCGGCGCCAGTGTCGTTCGTTGGCGCCGTCTCCGGCGTGGTGAGCGAGCAGGCGCCCGCGGCGCTGGAGCGGGCGCGCCAGGCGGCGGCGACCATCACCTTCCTCACAGAACACGACTTCGCCGCGGCGCTCGAGCAGGCGGCCGGCATGGCGCAGCGCTTCTTCGCCGAGGGCAACGACGAGGCCTGGCTGCTGACGCAGTCGCGCGGCATGGCCGCGGGGTCGGAGGTCACCTACACGGGCGCGGCCGTGACGGTGGCCGACAGCGGCGCGGCCTGGGCGCGCTACGCGGAGGCGCTCCTCAGGCTCGCCGACGCGGTGCCCAACCGCGCGTACGAGCGGGAGAGCCAGGCCGTGCTGGCGGCGCTCAACGCCGCGTTGCGGCTCGAGGGCCGCGAGCGGGCCGACGCCCTGCTAACGCTGGCGCGCGCCCTCGAGCGGCGCTACCGGGGCGAGGCCGCCCTGGGCGCCGTGCGGCTCGCCGACTCGCTCGTGTCCGGCATCGCCCGCGACGACCTCAGGCGCCTGCGGGAGGCGTTCGGCTTCCGGGTGCTCAGCCACGAGGTGGACGCGCGCACCGCGGCGCCGCGCATCTGCGTCACGTTCTCAGACGACCTCGCCGCCGCCACCGACTACGACCAGTACGTGCAGCGCGACGTGAGCGGACTGGCGCTCGAGGTCGAGGGCCGGCAACTGTGCGTCTCAGGGATCGCCTACGGCGAGAGCTACCACCTCACGCTCCGCGCCGGCCTCCCCGGCGCCGACGGCGACACGCTCGTCTCACGCGTGCCGCTCGACGTCTACGTGCGCGACCGGGCGCCGCAGGTGCGCTTCCCGGGGCGCGCCTACGTGCTGCCCGCCGTGGGCCCGCGGTCGCTGCCGGTGGAGACGGTCAACGCCGACCACCTGGAACTCGCGCTGCTCCGGGTGTCGGACCGGAACGTGGTGGCGACCATCAGGGACGGCACGTTCCTCAGGTCGCTCGGCGGCTGGGAGGGTCGGCGCTTCGAGGAGGACCTGACCGAGAGCGTGTGGGAGGGCGAGGCCCGGCTCGAGAGCGACCTCAACCGCGAGGTGACCACGCAGCTCCCGCTCGCGGAAGCGGGCGACCTGGCGCCCGGCGTCTACGTCCTGCGCGCCAAGGTGGCCGGCGCCGACGAGTACGAGTCGCCACCGGCGCTGCAGTGGTTCCTCGTCTCCGACCTCGGGGTGACCACCATGGCCGGCACCGACGGGGTGCACGTGGTGGTGCAGCGCCTGTCGAGCGGCGAGCCGGTCGAGGGCATCACGGTCGAGCTCGTGGCGCGCTCCAACCGCGTGCTGGGCGCGACGACCACCGACGCGAGCGGGCACGCCCTGTTCGCTGGCGCCCTCGCCCTCGGCGCCGGCAACGCCGCCCCCGCGCTCGTGCTGGTGACCGCCCTCGACGACATGGCTGTCCTCTCCCTCGAGGAGCCCGAGTTCGACCTCTCCGACCGCGGCGTGGCGGGCCGCGTCGCGCCCGGTCCGCTCGACGTGTTCCTCGCCACCGACCGCGGCGCCTACCGCCCCGGCGAGACCGTGAACCTGACGGCGCTCGTGCGCGACAACAGGGCCGCCGCCGTGCCGGGGCTGCCCCTCACGCTCGTGATGCTGCGCCCGGACGGGGTGGAGTACTCGCGCACCGTGTCGCACGGCGAAGGTGCCGGCGGCCACGTGCTGGCGCTGCCGCTCGGCGCCGCGGTGCCGCGCGGCGCGTGGCGCCTCGAGGCGTACGTGGACGTCGAGGCGCCGGCGCTCGCCACCACCACGGTGCTGGTCGAGGACTTCCTGCCGGAACGCATCGACGTGGAGCTCGCCCTGCCGGGAGGCGACCTCGTCGACCCGGCCGCGCCCCCCGCCCTGAGCGTGCAGGCCGACTACCTGTTCGGCGCCCCGGGCGCGGATCTCGCGGTGGACGGCAGCGTGACGATCACGCCCACGGCCGAGCTTCCGGGCTGGGCCGGTTACAGCTTCGGGCGGTTCGACGAGCGTGTGGAGCCGCAGCGCCGCACGTTCCCGAGCGGGCTGCGGACGGACGCGACGGGCGCGGCCACCGTGCCGCTCCCGCTCGCGCGGCTCGCGCTCGCCGCCCGCCCCTACCAGGCGACCACCACCGTGACGGTCATCGACGGCTCGTCGCGGCCCGTAGAGCGCACGCTGACCCGGACGCTGCGGCCGAGCGCCACCGTGGTGGGGATCCGGCCGGCCTTCGACGGGCCGCTCCCCGAGGGCGCCGAGGCCGGGTTCGACGTGGTCTTGGTGAACCCCGACCTCACAGCGGCCCGGGGCGACCTCACCTGGCGCGTCGACCGGGTGGAGACGCGTTACCAGTGGTACGCGGTCGACGGCCGCTGGTACTGGGAGCCCGTCACCGACCGCCGGCGCGTGGCCGAGGGGACCGCCGCCACCGACGCCGGGCCCGTGCGCGTCAGCGTGCCCGTGGACTGGGGCAGGTACGAGCTGCGCGTCGTCGGCTCGGGCCGGGCGCCTGCGAGCGCCTCGCTGCAGTTCAGCGCCGGGTGGGCCTCGGCCGACACCACGCGCGAGACGCCCGACCTCCTGGCCGTGTCGCTCGACGCGACCTCCTACGCCCCCGGCGACGTGGCGCGCCTGCGCGTCGACGCGACCGAGCCCGGCGTGGCGCTCGTGGCCGTCCTGACGGACCGGGTCGTCGACCTGCGGCTGGTGGAGGTCGCCGCCGAGACGACCGTCGAGCTGCCCGTGACCGACGAGTGGGGGGCGGGCGCCTACGTGACCGCCAGCCTGATCAGGCCCAGCGGCGGCGCTGAGCGGTTGCCCGCGCGCAGCCTCGGCCTGGCGCACGCCGCCGTCGACCCGGGCCCGCACCTGCTCGCCGTCACCCTCGCGGCGCCCGCCGAGACGCGCTCCGGCGGTCCCCTCGCCGTGACCCTCGAGGTGCCCGGGCTGCCCGACGGCGCCGGGCACGCCACCGTGGCCGCCGTGGACGTGGGCGTGCTCAACATCACCGGCTTCGAGGCGCCCGACCCGGCCGGCCATTACTTCGGCCAAAGGCGCCTCGGCGTGGCGCTGCGCGACCTCTACGGTCGCCTCATCGACGCGCGCCAGGGCGCGATCGGCGAGGTCCGCTCGGGCGGCGACGCCGGCGTGGAGACGAGCGCCGGACCGGCGCCGGCGGAGGAGCTGCTCGCCCTCTTCTCGGGACCCGTCGTCGTGCGCGACGGCCACGCCGAGGTGCTCTTCGACCTCCCGCCGTTCGGCGGCACCGTGCGGCTGATGGCCGTCGTGTGGACGGACGCGGCCGTCGGCCAAGCCGTGAGGGACGTGCTCGTGCGCGACCCCGTCGTCATCCAGGCGAGCCTCCCGCGCTTCATGACGCCCGGCGACGAGAGCAGGCTGCACCTCGAGCTCACGCACGTGACCGGGCCGGCGGGCGAGGCCCGCCTGGCCGTGAGCGGGCACGGGCTCGCCGCGGGACCGGCCGTGGTGCGGCTCGCCGAGGGCGGGCGCGCCGTGATCGACCTGCCGCTCGCCCCGACGGAGCTCGGCGAGCACACCTACCGGATCGACCTGACGACCCCCGGCGGGGTGACGTTGACGCGCGAGCTGCGCCTGACCGTCATGCACACCGACCCCGAGACGGCCCGCGCCGATCGCACGGTGCTGGCGCCCGGCGAGAGCTTCACCTTCGGCGCCGACGCGCTCGCCGGTTTCCTCCCCGACACCGCCCGCGCCACCCTCTCTACCGGGCTGGGGGGCGCCTTCGACGTGCCCGGCCTCGTCCTGAACCTGCTCGAGTACCCGTACCACTGCACCGAGCAGATCGTCTCGAGCCTGCAACCGCTCCTGCTCACGCCCGCGGTGGCGGCGCGCCTGGGCCTCGTGAGCGAGGACGACGTCCTGGCGCGCGTGCAGGCGGGCGTCGACCGCGTCCTGACGCGGCAGGACCGCCAGGGCGCCTTCGGGCTGTGGGGCGTGGGCGGCTACGACCTGTGGCTCGACGCCTACGTGACCGACTTCCTGCTGCGCGCCGAGGCGGCCGGCGCCGTCGTGCCGGAGGCGGCGCTACGCGGCGCCCTCGACAACCTCCGCAACGGCGTCGCGGTCGCCGGCTCCATGCAGGACGGCGCCGCCCCCTACGCCTTCGCCTTCTACGTGCTGGCGCGTGCCGGCGAGGCCGTGATCGGCGACCTGCGCTACTACGCCGACACGTACGCGGCCGCCTTCGACACGCCGCTGGCCGCCGCCCAACTGGCGGGCGCCCTCGCCCTCTACGGCGAGCAGGCGCGCGCCGACGCCATGTTCGCGCAGGCGCAGGACCTCGCCAGGCGCGGCGGCGACGTCACCGATTGGCGCAGCGACTACGGCACGCGCCTGCGCGACGCGGCGGGGCTGCTCGCCCTAGCCGCCGAGGCCGGCGCGCGCGCCGTGGACCTGCCGGCGCTCGTGGCGCGGGTGGCCGGCGGCGGTCAGGCGGCCCTACTGTCGCCGCAGGAGGCGGCCTGGGCGCTGCGCGCCGCTGCCGCGGTGGCGGACGACGCCCGCGGGCTCGAGCTCGACGGCGAGGCCGTGACCGGCAACGTCTCCCTGCGCTACGAGGGGCGCGACCGCGTGCTGACCAACGGCGGCGACGAGGAGGTCGTGGTGACGGTCACGACCTTCGGGGTGGCGGCGGAGGCGCCGCGCGCCGGCGGCGTCGGCTACGACGTCAGCCGCACCTACTTCACCCCCGACGGGGCGCCGGCCGACGTGAGGAGCGTGCGCGTGGGCGACCGGCTCGTCGTCGTGCTGGACGTGCGCCCGCAGGCGGGCGTCCCGCAGGGGCGGCTGATCGTGGACGACGCGCTGCCCGCCGGCCTGGAGATCGACAACCCCGACTTCCTGACGTCGGGCGACGTGAGCGCCTTCGCCTGGCTGCGGTTGGCCGGCACCCCCGAGCTCGCCGAGTCCCGCGCCGACCGCTTCCTCGCGGCCATCGACCAGAGAGACGGCACGCCGCTGCGGCTGGCGTACGTGGCGCGCGCCGTCTCGCCGGGCACGTTCCACGCAGCGGCGCCGTTGGTGATGGACCTCTACCGGCCCGTCAACCGCGCCGTGGGCGAGACGAGCACGCTGGTGATCGGGCAGTGA
- the pbpC gene encoding penicillin-binding protein 1C produces MTLLGLAAAVAAAAWLGFDRWVAATELPPLAPAVSAEVLARDGRMLRAYTVDDGRWRLRVDARGVDPRYVAMLLAYEDGRFYGHRGVDVTALARAAFRSLVAGRVVSGGSTLTMQVARLLEEGATGSWRGKLRQIRVALALERVLDKDEIMALYLQLAPMGGNLEGVRAGSLAWFGKEPTRLTEAEAALLVALPQAPATRAPDAHPAAAAAARERVLRRAAAAGVVTAEAVDAALREPLPTARLPFPALAPHLADRLRAEAPDAALQRTTLDADLQAAMEALARGALVGLPRQVAVALVVADADSGEVLAEVGSADYASAARLGYVDMTTALRSPGSTLKPLVYGLAFSDGLAHPETLLNDRPEDYGGYAPQNFDGVFRGPVTAREALQASLNLPVVALTEVLGPARLLAALRAAGVEVVVPGDAAGLAVALGGVGVSLEGLVQLYAAIARGGEARALRVRAGGAAGEGEAPTRGEAPTRGEAPTRSGTPASSGTPASSGTPARPRLMTPEAAWQVADILAGAPRPANLPDWPLAFKTGTSHGNRDALALGFDGKHVVGVWVGRADGTPVPGMLGVEVAAPILFDVFAHLGGPVPLPGPPPGAASVGSTSDLPPHLRQFGARDVSVDDAPRLTFPPDGAVLTPLPGGVPVRVERGTAPFTWFANGAPVLLGSYEREARLPLPAAGFVTVAVVDDAGRAARVRIELR; encoded by the coding sequence CTGACGCTCCTCGGGCTCGCCGCCGCCGTGGCGGCGGCGGCGTGGCTCGGCTTCGACCGGTGGGTGGCCGCCACCGAGCTGCCGCCACTCGCCCCCGCCGTCTCGGCGGAGGTGCTGGCCCGCGACGGGCGCATGCTGCGGGCCTACACCGTCGACGACGGTCGCTGGCGCCTGCGCGTCGACGCCCGCGGCGTCGACCCGCGCTACGTGGCCATGCTCCTCGCCTACGAGGACGGCCGCTTCTACGGCCACCGCGGCGTAGACGTGACGGCGTTGGCGCGCGCCGCGTTCCGCTCGCTCGTTGCGGGGCGCGTCGTGAGCGGCGGTTCGACGCTCACCATGCAGGTGGCGCGCCTCCTCGAGGAGGGCGCGACGGGCTCGTGGCGCGGCAAGCTGCGCCAGATCAGGGTGGCGTTGGCGCTCGAGCGGGTGCTCGACAAGGACGAGATCATGGCGCTCTACCTCCAGCTCGCGCCGATGGGCGGCAACCTGGAGGGGGTGCGGGCCGGGAGCCTGGCGTGGTTCGGCAAGGAGCCCACGCGCCTGACGGAGGCGGAGGCCGCCCTGCTGGTGGCGCTGCCGCAGGCGCCCGCCACGCGCGCGCCGGACGCCCACCCGGCGGCGGCCGCGGCGGCGCGCGAGCGGGTGTTGCGCCGCGCCGCCGCCGCCGGCGTCGTGACGGCGGAGGCGGTCGACGCCGCGCTGCGCGAACCGCTCCCGACCGCGCGGCTGCCCTTCCCGGCGTTGGCGCCGCACCTGGCCGACCGGCTGCGCGCCGAGGCGCCGGACGCGGCGCTGCAACGCACCACCCTGGACGCCGACCTGCAGGCTGCCATGGAGGCGCTGGCGAGGGGGGCGCTTGTCGGCCTGCCGCGCCAGGTCGCGGTCGCGCTGGTGGTGGCAGACGCGGATTCGGGCGAGGTCCTGGCCGAGGTGGGCTCCGCCGACTACGCCAGCGCGGCGCGGCTCGGCTACGTCGACATGACGACCGCCCTGCGCTCGCCCGGTTCGACGCTCAAGCCGCTCGTTTACGGTCTGGCGTTCAGCGACGGCCTCGCCCACCCCGAGACGCTACTGAACGACCGGCCGGAGGACTACGGCGGCTACGCGCCGCAGAACTTCGACGGCGTGTTCCGCGGCCCCGTAACGGCGCGCGAGGCGCTGCAGGCGTCCCTCAACCTGCCGGTGGTGGCGCTGACGGAGGTGCTTGGACCCGCTCGGCTCCTGGCCGCGTTGCGTGCCGCCGGGGTGGAGGTCGTCGTGCCCGGGGACGCCGCCGGGCTGGCCGTGGCGCTTGGCGGCGTGGGCGTGAGCCTGGAGGGGCTCGTGCAGCTCTACGCGGCCATCGCGCGCGGCGGCGAGGCGCGGGCGCTGCGGGTGCGGGCGGGCGGGGCGGCCGGGGAGGGCGAGGCGCCCACGCGGGGCGAGGCGCCCACGCGCGGCGAGGCGCCCACGCGCAGCGGGACGCCCGCGAGCAGCGGGACGCCCGCGAGCAGCGGGACGCCCGCGCGCCCGCGCCTCATGACGCCCGAGGCGGCGTGGCAGGTGGCCGACATCCTGGCGGGCGCGCCGCGGCCCGCCAACCTGCCCGACTGGCCGCTCGCCTTCAAGACCGGCACGTCGCACGGCAACCGCGACGCCCTCGCGTTGGGCTTCGACGGCAAGCACGTGGTGGGCGTGTGGGTCGGCCGTGCCGACGGCACCCCCGTGCCGGGGATGCTCGGCGTGGAGGTGGCGGCGCCCATCCTGTTCGACGTCTTCGCTCACCTAGGCGGGCCGGTGCCGCTGCCCGGTCCGCCGCCCGGGGCCGCCTCCGTCGGGTCGACGAGCGACCTGCCGCCGCACCTGCGCCAGTTCGGGGCGCGCGACGTGAGCGTCGACGACGCGCCGCGCCTCACCTTCCCGCCCGACGGCGCCGTGCTGACGCCGCTGCCCGGCGGCGTGCCCGTGCGGGTCGAGCGCGGCACGGCCCCCTTCACGTGGTTCGCGAACGGCGCCCCCGTGCTCCTGGGGAGCTACGAGCGCGAGGCGCGCCTGCCGTTGCCGGCGGCCGGGTTCGTGACCGTGGCGGTGGTGGACGACGCCGGGCGCGCCGCGCGCGTGAGGATCGAGCTGCGCTGA
- a CDS encoding aldo/keto reductase, translating to MTLEVAGKRADRLIQGTAHLSGMTQADVVALLDAVAAAGATTFDLAENYGGGASEAAFGAWLAARGGRDGLFLITKGGHPYGGRNRITRADIVADLAGSLERLRTDVVDLYLLHRDDETVPVGTVMTILHDLRERGLIRAYGVSNWHHGRIAAANAYARASEMEPVAASSPHFSLAVPVAPPWPGCVSISGPEGAAERAFYESTGTPVLAWSSLAMGYFAATPNAPAPQLEVSVFDTLANAARRDRVRALARARGLTPSQVALQYALSQPMNMHAIVGCRSGAEFRELRIAADRPLTPAEVAALEG from the coding sequence GTGACGCTCGAGGTCGCCGGCAAGCGCGCCGACCGCCTCATCCAGGGCACGGCGCACCTCTCGGGCATGACGCAGGCCGACGTCGTCGCCCTCCTCGACGCCGTCGCGGCGGCCGGGGCGACGACCTTCGACCTCGCCGAGAACTACGGCGGCGGCGCCAGCGAGGCCGCGTTCGGCGCCTGGCTGGCGGCGCGCGGCGGCCGCGACGGCTTGTTCCTGATCACCAAGGGCGGTCACCCCTACGGCGGACGCAACCGCATCACCCGCGCCGACATCGTCGCCGACCTCGCCGGCTCGCTCGAGCGCCTGCGCACCGACGTGGTGGACCTCTACCTCCTCCACCGCGACGACGAGACCGTGCCGGTGGGCACCGTGATGACCATCCTGCACGACCTGAGGGAGCGCGGCCTGATCCGCGCCTACGGCGTCTCCAACTGGCACCACGGGCGCATAGCCGCCGCCAACGCGTACGCGCGCGCGAGCGAGATGGAGCCCGTGGCGGCCAGCAGCCCGCACTTCAGCCTGGCGGTGCCGGTCGCGCCCCCTTGGCCGGGCTGCGTCAGCATCTCCGGCCCCGAGGGGGCGGCCGAGCGGGCCTTCTACGAGTCGACCGGCACGCCCGTCCTCGCCTGGTCGAGCCTGGCCATGGGCTACTTCGCCGCCACCCCGAACGCACCCGCCCCGCAACTCGAGGTGAGCGTCTTCGACACGCTCGCCAACGCGGCACGGCGCGACCGGGTCCGGGCGCTCGCCCGCGCCCGCGGCCTGACGCCGAGCCAGGTCGCGCTCCAGTACGCGCTCAGCCAACCCATGAACATGCACGCCATCGTCGGCTGCCGGTCGGGGGCGGAGTTCCGGGAGCTGCGGATCGCCGCCGATAGGCCGCTCACCCCAGCCGAGGTCGCTGCCCTGGAAGGCTGA
- a CDS encoding TIM barrel protein: MLDELAATGYTGTELGDYGYMPTDPAALRAELAARGLTLLGAYFGVALREPGVVERERARLERLARLLAGAEPGARRPLLVLADQDGTDAARSRNAGRVTAALGLSNEEWTIVAANVNATARIVGDTTGLSTVFHPHCGSFVETPDEIERLLAATDPDLVGLVFDTGHYVYGAGAPDEDGLTAARGLERFRERVRYVHLKDCDAAVAARARAEGWDYVTAVRAGLYSELGRGSIDFAAVLAALRRHGYADWVTVEQDVLPGMGTPKESARRNRDYLAGLGL; encoded by the coding sequence ATGCTCGACGAGCTCGCCGCCACCGGCTACACGGGCACCGAGCTGGGCGACTACGGCTACATGCCGACCGACCCGGCGGCTCTCCGCGCCGAGCTGGCGGCGCGCGGCCTCACCCTGCTGGGCGCCTACTTCGGGGTGGCGCTGCGCGAGCCCGGGGTCGTCGAGCGCGAGCGCGCGCGCCTGGAGCGTCTCGCCCGCCTCCTGGCCGGCGCCGAGCCGGGGGCGCGCCGCCCGCTCCTGGTCCTCGCCGACCAGGACGGGACGGACGCGGCCCGCAGCCGCAACGCGGGCCGCGTCACGGCCGCGCTCGGCCTGAGCAACGAGGAGTGGACGATCGTCGCGGCCAACGTGAACGCCACCGCAAGGATCGTGGGTGACACGACCGGTCTGTCTACCGTTTTCCATCCTCATTGCGGCAGTTTCGTGGAGACACCCGACGAGATCGAGCGGCTGCTGGCCGCCACCGACCCCGACCTCGTCGGGCTCGTGTTCGACACCGGACACTACGTGTACGGCGCCGGCGCGCCCGACGAGGACGGCCTGACCGCCGCCCGCGGCCTCGAGCGCTTCCGGGAGCGTGTGCGCTACGTCCACCTCAAGGACTGTGACGCCGCGGTCGCGGCGCGCGCTCGCGCCGAGGGGTGGGACTACGTCACGGCCGTACGCGCCGGCCTCTACTCCGAGCTGGGGCGGGGAAGCATCGACTTCGCGGCGGTCCTCGCCGCGCTGCGTCGCCACGGCTACGCCGACTGGGTGACCGTCGAACAGGACGTGCTCCCAGGCATGGGCACCCCCAAGGAGAGCGCGCGGCGTAACCGCGACTACCTGGCGGGCCTCGGCCTATGA